The genomic interval CTTATTCCACTAAGCGTGATGTTTTCAAGTCCATCCGTGTTGTAGCACATATCAAAATTTCACCCTTTTTTGGGGTGAATCGTTTAGCTCTTAGAAAAACAATTGGTGAAGATCTTCATGACGTTGGATTTGACAAATCCATGAATGTGTATGACAGcgaaagtacaggcaacaaaggGAAATCGgtaaactggacttcattaaaattaagaacttttgggCACGAAAGGATGCCATGAAGAAAACACGTGCAATGGGAGAATGGGAGACAGTATTCGCAAGTCGTTTATCTGACAGGGAATCAGCATCTTTATTTTAAGGCATCAGGTTTTGGTCCAACTGCTCCACAAAGCTTATCTGATCACGAGTGGATTCCTTTTCTAGTTGTGGACTTGGGTGGTCGCCTTTCTTTAGATTTCCATGGGCGTCTTGCAATTTGGGTGCACAGGCTCACTTAGTGGAAGAGTCTTGGTTCTTCCTGTTCTCTGTCTCCCTCGCTCTCTGGTTCCGGCCCTCTCTGTGGTGGGCTGTGTTTTCCAGAGGTGGCTGcatgaccctgtgatccacctgtTCTTCGCACAGTGTGACCTCACGCGCTGACTCTCATGTAAGGGGAATCATGTCGTCTGCAGCCTCTACAAGCTGCTTTTCACACAGTTGAGATTCACTGAGACCATGGCATACATTCgtggtttgttcctttttgttgcaGAGCCGTACCCCACAGCGTGGATGTACCACGGTTTATTTAACCGTTTACCTGTTGACGGACATCTGGCTTGCTTCCAATTCGGGGCTATTAGGCagaaagctgctataaacattaatTAGCAGGGTTTTGTGTGACCACAACCGGGGTTGCACTCTGGGAATAGACTGGTCACCAGTGTAACTTCTGGATCATGGTGGCTACATGGTCAGGTTTTAAAGAAACTCAAACTGTTTTGGAGAGgggctgtaccattttaccttTCCTTGTTCCCGCATAGTTCGTTTTCACATCCGATTAAAGGGACAATACAGAGTCACTGAGTGTGTTCGAGCCTGAGTGTGACTCAGATCCCGAACGAGGCCAGGCAGCCACAGTGCCCACCCCAGAAAGGGGAGTTGCACGTGCCCACCCCCACGTGCCAGGTTTCTCCTCCCAGGGGGACCCCCAGGGGTGCTGAGCCCACCTGCAGATGTGGCTTTACCAAGGGCAGCGACAGCTCCGGGCACCCCTGGGGTCAACTGGGTGCAAGCAGCGAAAGTCACCTCATATTTTAacaagttcattcattcatttgttttttatagagacaaggtctcactctgtggctgaggctggtctctaactcctggcttcaagtgatcctcccacatcggGCTCCCACAGAGCTGGGGTTTCAAGTATGAGCCCCCATGCCCCGCCCTCTGGGTCGTTTCAGAGCTGAAGGTGCTGCTGTGAAGGCGACATTTCCTGGAAGAAGACCAGGGCTTTCTGGCCTCAGACCGACTCACAGACACGGCTCTCGGTCAGAATTCTGCAGGTGATTCCTGGAAATACTATTCAGTCTCATGTCTACCGTGAAACAAAGCCCCCTACTCCCGTAAGATCCCACCTCTCTACTTTTCTGCAGAATTTCCTAACCCGGAtggcttctcttctcttccctctgcgTGCGCCTAAAACGGAGCTTCGGCCCAGAGGGGACCCGTGAAGCGGCGACTCTGCGATGGGAAGTCCCCCTCTCTCGGGGCCCCGGCGGGGACTCACTTCCAGGCACTGAGAGACCGCGGGGCGGGAGCACCAGGCGCTGCAGAAAGCGCTGGGACCTGCGTTTCTGGCTCAGCTGACCCACTGACCAAGGCCAGGAGACAGCCGCCGGGCACCACGGATTTGGCCTGGACCCCCGGCCGCTCTGGGATGGAGAGCAGCGGACAGTGCAGGTGGCGGAGGGGGCCACAGTCCTGGTCTCCGACGCCGACTCCGGGCTGTGCTCTCTGCTGAGACCCAAGTGTCCGCCGGGGGGATCCGGGCACCCGGAAAGCACCACCGAGTCTCAGGCGCCCCCAGGGCGCACGAGACCGGGGCGCACGAGACCGGGGCGCACGGGAACGGGGTGCACAGGACCGGGGTGCTCCGAGGAGACTTCCGCCAGTGCAGGGAGGCTGCGAGGACACCCCAGGCTGCCTCCAGGGATGGGGACGGGGCGAGCCCTGACCTGAGCGCCCCGGGAAGGCAGCGGGGCCTCCCCGCCCGTCGGACCACCCAGCGcgccgcctcctcctccctcccccgcaGCGGTCCGAGGGTCACCGAGACGCCCCGCTCCGCTCCCCTCGATCGCTTTACGGGTGGCTGGGGCCTCCCCCGCGCCGGGATTGGATGCGAGAGGACGGGGTGGGGGCAGGCGGGGGACCCCAGAAGCCCAGGTTCCGGCTCTGGCGGAGAGAAGCCCGCAGTGCAGTAGCTGCTGGGCCGTCTAGAGAGGGCTCTGCGCGAAGCCGGCGGACGGCGCGGAGGAGGCGGCAGCTGCAGCCGGGGCTCCCAGCAAGCGCCCGGCGCGCCAGGATGTTTGACCCCTCGCAGTATCCCTACAACTGCTTCAATTACGACGCCGACGACTACCCCGCCTGCAGCTCCGACGAAGACAAGAGGCTCACGCGGCCCGCGTACAGGTGACTGCGGGGGTGGCGGCGGGGGTTTGGGGAACAGGGACCCCTCTGCAGGGGTCCCAGGTAGCCGGGACCTGCCTGGGACGAAGGAAGGGCGAGGGGGCTTTCTTCTTTCCGACGGAGCTCAGAGAAAGATGGCATTTGTCCCTACTTTGAGGAGAGCCGGGGAACGTTCTTGGCCTCCCGGGGAGGGGCCTTTCCAGCCCGGGGAAGAGCTTCTGGGGTCTGGGTGGCGCCGGGGGACCGCGAGCTGCGGGGGGCACTTTCCCCAACACCGCCTCACTCCTCTGCCTCTGCGCCCCACGGCGCCCTGCGGGACGGGGAGAAGGACGGGGCGAGGGGAGGGCTGCCCCGCGGAGACCCCGCCTGACCCCCGGACTCCGCAGCTACATCGCCTTGATCGCCATGGCCATCCAACAGAGCCCCGCGGGGAGGGTGACCCTGTCCGGCATCTACGACTTCATCATGCGCAAGTTCCCCTATTACCGCGCCAACCAGCGCGCCTGGCAGAACTCCATCCGCCACAACCTGTCCCTCAACAGCTGCTTCGTCAAGGTGAGCGCCGCCCCCGACGGGCCCCGGCTGTCCCCGCGTGGCGACACCTGCGCCAGGGCCTCGGTGGCGGGGAAGGGAGGGCACCGCTGCGGCTGCGGAGAGGTCCGTCCTCAGCCCACGGGGCCGCCTCCACCTGCGCAGTGCGCCACCCTCGCCCCCGTCCAGGGCACCCCGAGGGGACAAGGCGGGCGGGCGCACAGCCCAGCGGAGCCGCTCCCAGCCCCTTCCTCCGCGCGCACAGGTGCCGCGGTCCGAGGGCCACGAGAAGGGCAAAGGCAACTACTGGACTTTCGCGGGCGGCTGCGAGTCGCTGCTGGACCTCTTCGAGAACGGCAACTACCGGCGGCGGCGACGGCGGCGCGGCCCCAAGCGCGAGGGGCTGAGGGGTCCGCGTGCTGGAGGCGCCCAAGGGCCCCCGGGTCCGCCCGAGCCGGCCGCCGGGCAAGGGTCCCTGGCCCCGGACAGCGCTGGCGAGGGCGCCCCGGGACGGGACCCCCATGCCAGCCCCGCCAGCCCCGCCAGCCCCGCCCCCCCGGGGAAGGAGCAGCCTCGGGACCTCAAGTTCAGCATCGACTACATCCTGTCCTCCCCAGACCCCTTCCCCGGACTCAAGCCACCCTGCCTCGCAGAGGAGGGCAGATACGCGCGGCTGGAGAACGTGGGCCTCCACTTTTGGACAATGTGATGTGGGGCCTTCTGGAGGCCCCTGCAGTTCAGTCTGGGGTCTTCCCCAGACCCTCCCTGGAAAGACGGTTCCAGCCTCACCTTGAGTCAGGAAGCCAGAGTTCGACAAATCCTACAATTTCTCCTGCAGACAGAAGGTCAGGTGCCACACCAGGCCTGGATTGGGGGGACAGGCGGAGGTGGAGCTCCTTAAAGGTACAGACTGTGAGGCTGTGACTTTACCTGTTGAGAAAACAGTTCTCTTGCAGGGAAAATCCCCACTGGGCTCCAGTTTCACCTTAGGGTTTGCTCTGCACTGGCCTAGTGCTCTTGCTCTGAGGAGTAAACACAGGCTCATGTTCCCTAGAGTCGGCAAACATTTCATTCCTTGGTCACTTGAGGGTGAGCTTTCTGGACAGCCACATCCCAAAAGTCACAAGTGCCCATTGTGCGGTCAGTGGGCTGGTTGACTTTCTCCCCGTGGTTAAAATAATAGTGGTAAGGCACAAACCGTGAAGAGAGATGGCAATTGGCCCCATGAATTAGTCACCCCGAGGCTTATGATGGTGTCCGTGCTAGGGGTGACGTGATCGGAAGTGACAAACGTATCTTGTTGTGTCAGCCGAGTATTTTGGTGACAGTTTAAGAAATCAGTTGTGCGTTTTACACCAGAAGGGAGAAAGGCAAGGTGGAAAGGTGGGGCCCAAATTTGGGATGATACTGGGGCAAAGTTCAAATTTCTTGATTCTTCTGAGCAGGGAGTAAGCCTTGATTCAGGCACCTTCTGTCAACTGGTTTCCCAAAACATCAGGTGCCCAAGAGAGCACACTGTGGATAAAATTCCTGCAACACCTCCCAGGGCACAGTCACAAGCATTCGAGGTGGGTGCACTCCACTTGAAATGTAAATGATTTAATTACACTGTAGAGATGGGCATTCTAAAAACACACAGTTATGCCCAGTGAAACTATTTGACCAGCCTTATCATTTTTCACCAGCCCATTTTTGCAGAGTTAATTGCTTTCAGTGACCTTAATTGGAACATTAGTATGGATTACACCTAATCCGATTCGCTTGGTGACAACGATTGGCTAATTTTGTGAACGGCAAAAAACGCACCCAACAAGGCTGGCTGGCTCATTTGGGAATTACATAGTCTTGCTTTATCGGACCCTTAAAAACAGGGACTGGGCGGCCGTGAAGGTAGGCGGGCTGCAGAGACAGACCAGAACATGCAAAAGATGCTTGGCCCTGGCTTCATCTCTATTCAGAAAAATCCAAGCATTCCCCCACTCACCTGCCCTGTAAATAGACTTGATGTGTTTGGTTCATTGTTTTGAGAAGAGGAAGGCCATTGCTGACAGACGCTGTGAACACCTGACCCCATGGAGATACGCCCACTCTCCGGCCTCCCAGCTCAGACAaccgcagcctctgcctacaAGGGCACCCTTCGCCCAGGGAGAAGGAGCCAGAGCTCAGCCTCAGATGCCTGTTCCTGGAGGTGGAAACGTGGCTTCCAATGTGGACACCTCTCCTTTGCAAATGTCAGCTTCTGGTTTCCAGAACTCTCTGCTGGGAGAGCAGCCAGCATTCCCAGTGCTCCCGCCGCCCACCTGGTATAGGATCCTAGGAGATGATGAGTGCTGCAGCTCTCATGCTCGTTTCACAGATGGAACCCTGCATCGCAGGCATGCAGCTCCAGTTTGGCTCCTCACCCTCTCCATGCTGGCTTGTACAGGCTATCGGCATGGTGTGTacactgtgtgtgcatgtgtattgtGGTGTGTGCCCTGTGTCTGTCTGCACTCTTGTTATTTATATCCCTTTGCTGGTTGTGCTAAAAGCATAGATTTAAATCGTACAAGATGTAATTCAGACGGTCATAAGAGGCAGATGCTCCCATACATAAGTATATGGCAAAGAAAGtatctgaagatatatttttctgctgccaacagaggaaataaaatttacattttatcttttgagTTCCTGCACTTTGTTCTGGTAAGCAAAGCCTGacttgaaacaacaacaaaacctcttTTCCTAAACAGGACGCTCCTGGGGAGCCTCAGAATAAGTCAAGGTCTTTATAGCTCATCCTCTCTGAGAACAAATTTGTGGCCAAATGCAGACTCGATGCCCAGGAGAGGCAAGGGCGGCACTGGGGGAAATCTGTGTACAATGAGGTGTAGCATTTGTTTTGCAAAGGATatcaatcatatttttaaaagcaaagggaCATTTTCAATTTGCCAGTGTGTGATAGCCTGCAACTTCAGAAAGGTTCCCAGCCCTTAGAGTGAATGGCATTTAATAGCAGCAACATAACAGGGTGAGGGCTGGCTGTGACCTACTCAAATGTCGCCGCCACCACGCAGACTTGCCCCACACAATTATAATTAAATACTTTATGCCTTTCTTGCAAATCCACTGATTGATCATCGATATGTACATTACCACCACATTACCCCCAAGCAGATGTCTGCCACATGCAGGTTACGGATCACCAGGCTTCCATTAACAAAGTTGGGAGGTGCTGCCGGGCGGACGTTCAGCGGCGTGCAAATGACTGTGTGCAAATGACTGTGCTTGGGACCAAAGTTCCCAGGCTGGGTGGCACCTGGGCCCTGACCTCCTTTTCCCGAGACTTTAGGGCGTCCCTTCTCGCAGAAGCTGGGCAGAGGCTCCTCCA from Rhinopithecus roxellana isolate Shanxi Qingling chromosome 6, ASM756505v1, whole genome shotgun sequence carries:
- the LOC104664932 gene encoding forkhead box protein I2, which translates into the protein MFDPSQYPYNCFNYDADDYPACSSDEDKRLTRPAYSYIALIAMAIQQSPAGRVTLSGIYDFIMRKFPYYRANQRAWQNSIRHNLSLNSCFVKVPRSEGHEKGKGNYWTFAGGCESLLDLFENGNYRRRRRRRGPKREGL